The segment TGGGAAGAAGGCATCAGCTGCTAGATTGGATTGCCCTTGGCCTCAGGGTTACACAGCAAAGCCAGCAAATACTGAACCACACTGGGTTGGCTCCTTAAAAACCCTGTCTACTTTGTCTGATtcagtgagagagtgagagagttaGTTGTATACGCAGCGAGGGTCTTGTGGGGGAAACCCTGGCAGACTGGTGTTACTCTGTCAGGCCTGGCCAAAAGAGCAGCACTTCActctccacaccacaccatCTGCTCCAAGTGGAGGGGATACAATGGATCctcagacagagagagggagagaaagagaaagctcTTTCTCAGTAAGGCAAGGTTGGGAtttgtttgctgtgaaagcttTGCACTTACACTTACATTAATTTGTTTTTGCTTTTTCAATTAGGATAAGCATCGCTCTCCCCTTATCACTGAAattaaaaatgattttaaaacaaATACGTCATGGTTTTACCTCTCCAGCCATAAACACAATATCACCTCCCTTCAGACGACAATTAAGAAGCTTCATATCTCCTGATGAGGCGTTTTCATCTCCAATTCACTCACAGCTTGCAAATGTAATTGTGATTGGACTTAGGGGTGGCGTGCAAGGCTATTATTTTGTCATGATGGTGCACTCATACCAGCTGGCCCACTGTTCGCCTGCCACATCTGACAAGACATCATCATTCTCACAACACATCCCCAAAACCCAAAGTCATGAGAGAGCCGCTCGACTTCCCAATTCCAGGTGTAAGGACAAGAATATTTGGAGTCGGACTGAGAACAAATGAGGAAATTGATAGCAGCCATCTGCTCCACAACGCTGCCGAGAGCTGGTGAACTTGAACACACCTCGCAAAATATCAAAAGCTGTCTCTGGCTTCGGAGGCTCCGGGATAAAAAGGAGCTACGAAATAAGAAAATTAAAATACTACATCCATGAAACCAGCTATAAGACACTACAAATAGAAAGAAACTCACTTGTAAAGATTTAGAAAGTCgtactattaaaaaaaaaatactgaaCAAAACGATATCTTGTATATGCCAAACTTTGTTCCTGAAcctgtgataacattaaaataaaataataacaaaaaacacGCCGACATGTTGTACTGCCTATTTTTTCATTTAGGGGACTACATCTGGTAGTGCCCTGAATTTATAAATGCTACAATGAAagccacagcatctggcatatGTGGTTGTTGTTTGATTGTTTTTTTACTTTCTCTTATTCTCTTTTCTCTTTCCATCCCTCCATCGGGAGCCCGTAGAAGCAAAGCATTATGGATCTCTGGAAAGCGTTCACCCTTGGGTCAGAAGACAAGACAAGGCGAGGTAATGAAAGATAAACAGCTCGCTGCAAACACCTGTTAACGTCCGCTTCAAAGAAAAgacaggggggaggggggtttgcagggagggaaaacaaaaaaaagaagtatttggctgccaagcaacagccgaagGGCCCCCCGGGCTGTTGACAGATCTTTATGAAATGAAAAAAAGGGAAAAGAAACGACAATGATTGTGGGCTTTTTACAACGGCGATGGATGATAAGAGGAACACAAGAGAAAACACAAGCAATCATAAATATACATCTTTACTGAGTCCTCAGGCGAAccttttgtgacatgcacacacataaagacacacatacacacacacacacacacgtgtacacACACTCAGAAAAAGGGTAGGCAGTCAGGTACGCACAAAAGTAAAAACAAGGCAACTAAAgtgttatatataaatattcacCGAACTTAAAAAGACACAACAGGTAAGCTGTTGGATTCATTTCCTTAGCAAGGTATGAATGTGAATGACTCGAAGCTCTCTAAGGAAAGCAGTGTGACACAAATCAAACTTTCATAAGGGTTAGGGGGTGTTGAATACTTAGGTACTAAGGAGGTATAGGGGAAACAGAGAAGGCACTGAATGTATCTGTTTAAGCTATTAGTCCCGAGTCCCCGGGGGACTCAATTTGAGACTCCCATAGGGGATAGCCTTTTTATCCATAGGGCATGATTGGGGCACACTGGGGTTAAACTATAAGGGAGGCTATATAACACCATTGTGTGCCAAGTTTCAGGATGCTATCTCCCTCCTTGTTCTTTCAGGACATGTTTATAAAAAGGAATTGGGGCAGTCAATGTCGTGGGGACCTAATCTTCGTGAGTAAGTGATATGTGACAAGAGAGCTTTTAAAGCACTTTGGATTCAAGATGGAAGAAAAGGCTGTATGGTGCTGTGAGGAAGAGGTatgagtataaaaataaatataacaatgCAGTACAATGGAGAAGAGAACAGCAGTGGGAGGAAAAGTGATTCATCAACAATTTCTCAGTTTCTTAGGCTAGTTTCAAACAGGctaaacagatttgatttttaaCTCTTTGTGGTGTTGATGCATTGTATCGCACCTGTCTCTATAGGGAATTACCACCTGAAATTGGATTTTTGTCTGACTTATAGAAGCATATGCTGCCTGAAGTGGACTTTGTAGTTAAAACATCAGAGTAGGTATACACATTCAACCCCCTcaaacacacaccctcacacaGAAACTCTTCGACAATTATTTCGTTGAAAGGATACATTGCTGCCTGAGTAGGGTGAGATGTCACTCATGTCCTGGAGGTCACTGCACTCAGACTTGATGAGGGACAGGGAGAGTCCCTCGGCCGTGCTGCCAGGGTGTGATGGTGAAAGAGAacgatggtggtggtggtggtggtggtggtgcccCATGTGGTGGCCCGATGCCATCTTGGTCCTGAGGCTGGTGGTCTCCCGGGACAGGTCCATGGAGTCTGGAGAGGAACGGTCCTTGCCCGGGTAGCCACCTGTGGGCCCACCAAGAGGACTCTGGAAGGGGTAGCCCATGAGAGGCAGAGGGAATGGGTGCCTAAAGGATGGGGGGCTGAAGCCCATGGAGGCAGAGAGCGAGGAGGGGTGAAGGATGGGGTGGTGGTGTCCACCGTGGGCCCCAACAGCTGAGGActggtggtgatggtggtggtcACTGGGTGTCTTCCTCACGACTAAAGGTATCGCCTCGGTTTGATCCATGGTGGGACATGGCATCCCAGGCATGCTGGAGAAGGAATCTAAAGGATTGGGAATGATGACATCACCGAAGCACTGCAGCCTCTGGTTGGCGGTGTGGAAGTTGGGGTTATCACCATTGACAATGGTGGGAAATCTTTCAGCAGGTATGGAAAGTGAGGGGAAGGCCTGCTGGGGGGTAGGACGTGGAGGCTTGGCAAACACCTTGACCACTGTGTCCACCACCTGGGTCATGGCTGAATTGAGTTCCTGCTTCAGTGTTTCTGCTAGCTGTTTACCTTCAGCATGCATGGAGGAGCCTGGACCTCCCTGTCCTTTGCTCCGGCTGAGCCCCTCTCTTCTTggcttctctctctctgccagCATGGCCTGCTGCCGAAGCAACGCCCGTGCCCTGTCCAGAAAGTGGCCTGGGTCCAGGTCAGACATCTCATTGTCAGAGCGCAAGTCATCTCCACCCCGGTCATCGCCACCTGTATCAGACCGGCCAGGGCTGTCCTCGGACATGTTTCCTATGTCATTGTGGAGGTCATTGTGGAGGTCGTTATGTTCTGAGTCATCGGTTGAGTCATAGATCTGAAAGAACTTCTCCTGCAGCTGGCGCAGCTGTTTCTGCATGTCCTCCAGCTGTAGCTTCAGTTGCCGCCGCTCCTCCTGCTTCTGCTCCTTCCTCTGGCACACCAGCTGGGTgaagctctgctgctgctgctgaggcaGACGCTGCTTGCGCTTGTTCTCTCGGCTGCTACTGCTGCACACCTCCCCTCCCCGTGGGCTGCCGGGGGTCTGCTGCTGAGACTGAGGGGGTGGGCAGTCTAGATCCATCTCCCGCTCTCTATCCATCTCGTGGTCACGCTCATGACGGGAAGAAGCAGGTATCACCACACTGGGTGAGTGGCTCATACCACGTATAATGTTCTCTACACGGGCTCGCTTGGCACGCAGGTGTTCGTCGTTTAGACGTTCAATGTCAAAGCTGGCCAGGCCAGGAGGACGGCCGAAGGGTGACAAGCACTCTTGTGGGGTGCTATCGTGGGAGGAGTTACTGCAGGCATCCTCCTGGGGAGCATCTGAACTTGCATTGGAGCGCCCTGATCCAGGGAAGCCAACATCCCCTCTATCACCCCTGTCCCCTCTTTCTCCTCTCTCATGTCCTCCTCCATTTTTAGTCATGTTATTCTTGAGAAGCTGGGAGATAATGGTGGTGCCAGGGAAGGGCATCATGGTGTCCTCGTATGAGTTGGCCCTCTTCAGTAGCTTTCGGAGTACATTTGACTTGGACTCATTGTCACTGGCTGACATAACGCCAGATCCACCATGTGGCTGAACTACAGAGCACTCCATGGAGTCAGCGTCTGATCCGTGGTGAGAGTGGGAGCTCAGAGAGTTCATGGCACTGAAAATGGCTGCTTTGGCGCGGGCAATGTTATCAGTGGTTGTTGTTGTGGCTGCTGCTGTAGAGGAGGCTGCGCTGCCCACGGTCCTCTTAACACCAATGTCCACACGTCTTCGCTTGGTATGTCTGTTCAGGAGGGAGTCGCTGTCATGGTCCGGCATCACGGGCTGCTGCTATTGGGCCATATCCCGAAAAAGAGTCCTCTAGGATCAAATCCTTCGAGCACCTGTGGGCAAAATAAATCAGAAAAGTGTGAGTCACAGTGAAGAGTATTTTCGGAATATTAATTAATCACTCAGTCAGCCAGTAAATGTACAAACACACGTACATTTCAAAACTGAATCTACATTACACAGAAAAGctggaatgtttgaatgaaaaaAATTGAAATACATCAACCTCTTGAAAATGGCATCAGAGGCCAATATGGATATACTGTAGAGGCATAAGTTCTGTCTCAAGCCAGCAGGCTATCTCTCCTAATCTGTTTCTAATAGGACAGGCGCATCCATGATTACATCTCGGGAGTGCGGACTGGTGACAGCGGGGTAAAGGGAACAGGCAAGATGGGGGCAGAATTAGGCCTTGGCTCCACATTCCAGGGCAAAGTCCTACATTTTATCCTGTCCCCTGTTACACGCCGCGCGACACTGAACCAGTTCCCACGGAACACAAAGCTGCATACAATTATGATAATTACTTAAGTACTTGTCCTCATTTCCATTTTTGTGCAGTGTGAACCAACATACTGTAAGAGCTATTaactaaaaaataaaataaaagaattaGGGTGAAGAGTATAAAAAAAAGCGTTGTGTAAAAGGGAAGACAATGCACATTGGTTGTATAGCCTTTGCTAAATCCTATTACAGTATACGTAAGAAAATGTGCGTTTGGTCATTTAAACTAAATAATACCACGTTTACACATTGCGCAATTTTAAATTGCAAGTGCTGTGTTCACATTAATCAATATGGCCATCATATCTTAGGCGATGGGGGGGAGTGACACataaaagaaacacaaaataGGCCTATTGATTTTGTTGCCAGCGTGAGCTCACTtctgtgttttttgtttgtcttttcaTCTGGCAAGGGCAGTTAATTCTGCTCAAATGAACAGGTCGCAAGGGTCAACTCCGGCAAGGAGCAACTTAAAGCGCTCTTACAAAAACCCTAATGCCCCTCTGAAAGCAAATTGTTTTGTCAGTACAGGCCTGCATCAATACTGCTATGTAAGCAGTGGTGGCAGTTTCTTAGTCATAGCCATGAAGCTGCATTCAATCCCAAATGTAGAGATATATTTTGAGACAATTTAACCCGCATGCCTGTctttaaaaatacaattaattatGAGATTTGTAAGTTTTAAATTTGGGTAATGTTTTCTTAATCAAAAGCAAGAGTGGTGCAACAATGTCCATTTTCCTTTTACACTCTTTCAGAAAGCCTTTTTGAAGACACACTGGCTCAGTAATAAAAAAACTGCTTTTTTTTACGTCTATTTTAAAGGTTGCAAATATACTCAAATTTGACACCGATTTAGGCAGACTTTAAAAAAGATCTGCCAAgtagctatatatatatttgtttcttttATACGAAAAAGTcagatatatttaaatatattaattttGCTATTATTTCTTCAGACAAAAACCATCTTGAGTGTCTAAATTCTAGTCTCGGTTTCAATGGTTATAGGAAAACTGAACTCCGTTGAGATTATAAAACATTCGCTTTAACTGATTATTTGGTTCCTCCAACTAATATAAATGTTATCTTATTTGCTGCTGGCTTTGTTAGAAGCTGTGCAGTGTGATGCACAACACGAGTGGCATGTATTGCAGGTTTTTCCACTATTAAAGAAATCCCTTTTTAAATTCACATCTTGTAAACTGATAAGATAaaaactaataaaataaacaggcATAGTTTCCTCTTAAATCAATCCCATTAAAGTGACATCAGTGTTCTAAAACAATATCATTTTGATAAATGGCTGTGTCTCAAGTCTTGACAGCCATATCCAGCAGTTCAGAAAAGGGGTGATACATATCCAAGAAAGAAACCTTGACTTGATCGCCTCAGGATCTTAACAATGAGCTTGAAATAGTCACCAGCACCTGTCTTTTTCGACCGAGCACCTGTCTCACATTGCCCATGCGCACTCCCTCTCTCTTGTAAAAAAACAATTTCAGGCTTTGAACTACACACATGAACAACCAGCTCCAGGGGTTCACCTCAACtttatacatctgaacatcattctttaaaataaaaaccccTGGCTATAGGCTTTTGTTTCAAAATTCTCTGATGAGAcacaaaaagtaaaaaaagaaaa is part of the Pseudochaenichthys georgianus chromosome 24, fPseGeo1.2, whole genome shotgun sequence genome and harbors:
- the LOC117439976 gene encoding prospero homeobox protein 1-like → MPDHDSDSLLNRHTKRRRVDIGVKRTVGSAASSTAAATTTTTDNIARAKAAIFSAMNSLSSHSHHGSDADSMECSVVQPHGGSGVMSASDNESKSNVLRKLLKRANSYEDTMMPFPGTTIISQLLKNNMTKNGGGHERGERGDRGDRGDVGFPGSGRSNASSDAPQEDACSNSSHDSTPQECLSPFGRPPGLASFDIERLNDEHLRAKRARVENIIRGMSHSPSVVIPASSRHERDHEMDREREMDLDCPPPQSQQQTPGSPRGGEVCSSSSRENKRKQRLPQQQQQSFTQLVCQRKEQKQEERRQLKLQLEDMQKQLRQLQEKFFQIYDSTDDSEHNDLHNDLHNDIGNMSEDSPGRSDTGGDDRGGDDLRSDNEMSDLDPGHFLDRARALLRQQAMLAEREKPRREGLSRSKGQGGPGSSMHAEGKQLAETLKQELNSAMTQVVDTVVKVFAKPPRPTPQQAFPSLSIPAERFPTIVNGDNPNFHTANQRLQCFGDVIIPNPLDSFSSMPGMPCPTMDQTEAIPLVVRKTPSDHHHHHQSSAVGAHGGHHHPILHPSSLSASMGFSPPSFRHPFPLPLMGYPFQSPLGGPTGGYPGKDRSSPDSMDLSRETTSLRTKMASGHHMGHHHHHHHHHRSLSPSHPGSTAEGLSLSLIKSECSDLQDMSDISPYSGSNIQEGLSPNHLKKAKLMFFYSRYPSSNMLKIFFSDVKFNRCITSQLIKWFSNFREFYYIQMEKFARQSINDGVTGTEELGVSRDNELFRALNMHYNKANDFEVPERFIEVAEITLREFFNAIVAGKDVDPSWKKAIYKVICKLDSEVPEVFKSPNCLQELLHE